In a single window of the Hoyosella subflava DQS3-9A1 genome:
- a CDS encoding phage holin family protein has protein sequence MLFIASLVINSFAIWLAAEWITGISLRLPGDSIGADAIVIVLIGLVFTLVNMVVKPVVKLLSLPLVILTLGLFLLVINALMLLLTEWVTSYFDYGIDIAGFWAAFWGALLIAIVNFVLGMVVPGKR, from the coding sequence TGCTGTTCATTGCAAGCTTGGTGATTAACTCATTCGCCATTTGGCTCGCCGCAGAGTGGATTACAGGGATCTCACTCCGGCTGCCCGGAGATTCTATCGGTGCTGACGCGATCGTGATCGTGCTGATCGGTCTCGTCTTCACGCTCGTCAACATGGTGGTCAAGCCGGTCGTGAAGCTCTTGTCACTACCGCTTGTGATCCTCACGCTTGGCTTGTTCCTGCTGGTCATCAACGCCTTGATGTTGCTGCTCACGGAATGGGTGACCAGCTACTTCGACTACGGCATCGACATCGCTGGATTCTGGGCTGCGTTCTGGGGTGCCCTGCTGATCGCGATCGTCAACTTCGTACTCGGAATGGTCGTGCCAGGTAAGCGCTGA
- a CDS encoding IS30 family transposase, whose translation MVMTRPRKRADIQREFWLRIRSGESITDAAASMGFHRQTVTRWFRKTGGVTPSLVKPPSGRYLSFEEREMIGMRYAAKCSIREIARQLDRAPSTVKREIDRGYSKTSGNRRYYTPTYAQAKAEERAQRPKDSKLATNERLRSYVQDQLKRNLSPQQIAGRLKVDFPDDEEMRVSHESIYRSLYVQTRGSLKRELARHLRTGRSLRKPNRTADKRRGRIPGMVNVSERPPEADTRKVPGHWEGDLIMGKDGATAIGTLVERASGFVMLLHLPDGHSAMQVQDAIVEKMGQLPELLRRSLTWDQGKELTRHVQIAAATGLKVYFCDPHSPWQRGSNENTNGLLRQYFPKGTDLSLHGPGILDLVATELNDRPRKRHGYATPAEKLQQLLSNEQPENPGVARTP comes from the coding sequence ATGGTCATGACGCGTCCGCGGAAGCGAGCCGACATTCAGCGCGAGTTTTGGTTACGAATTCGATCGGGTGAATCGATTACTGACGCGGCGGCTTCGATGGGGTTCCATCGTCAGACGGTGACGCGCTGGTTCCGCAAAACTGGCGGGGTGACGCCGTCATTAGTCAAGCCGCCTTCCGGGCGGTATCTGTCGTTCGAGGAACGCGAAATGATCGGGATGCGATACGCAGCGAAATGCTCGATACGTGAGATAGCGCGGCAGCTGGATCGTGCCCCGTCGACGGTGAAGCGCGAGATCGATCGGGGATACAGCAAAACTTCCGGCAATCGCCGCTACTACACCCCGACCTACGCCCAGGCGAAGGCGGAAGAGCGTGCTCAACGTCCTAAGGACAGTAAGCTCGCAACGAATGAGCGGTTGCGCTCCTATGTGCAGGACCAGCTGAAAAGGAACCTGAGTCCTCAACAGATCGCGGGAAGACTGAAAGTGGACTTCCCCGATGATGAGGAGATGCGGGTGTCACATGAATCGATCTACCGGTCGCTGTACGTCCAGACTCGAGGCAGCCTGAAACGGGAACTCGCCAGACACTTGAGAACCGGCCGCAGCCTGCGTAAACCCAACCGCACAGCCGATAAGCGGCGCGGTCGTATACCTGGCATGGTCAATGTCAGTGAGCGCCCGCCCGAGGCCGATACCCGGAAGGTTCCCGGCCACTGGGAAGGCGATTTAATCATGGGGAAAGACGGCGCCACCGCCATCGGCACCCTGGTAGAACGCGCCAGTGGGTTCGTCATGCTGCTGCACCTGCCCGATGGTCATAGCGCGATGCAGGTACAGGACGCGATCGTCGAGAAAATGGGGCAGCTGCCAGAGCTACTGCGCAGGTCTCTCACATGGGACCAGGGCAAAGAACTAACACGACATGTGCAGATCGCAGCCGCGACCGGACTCAAAGTTTACTTCTGCGATCCGCACAGTCCCTGGCAACGCGGATCCAACGAGAACACCAATGGCCTGCTGCGCCAGTACTTTCCAAAGGGAACGGATCTGTCCCTTCACGGCCCTGGGATCCTCGACCTTGTTGCCACCGAACTAAACGATCGCCCCCGCAAACGTCACGGCTACGCAACACCCGCAGAGAAACTCCAGCAACTACTCTCAAACGAACAACCAGAAAATCCAGGTGTTGCAAGGACCCCCTGA
- a CDS encoding DUF2568 domain-containing protein — MLLTLAVGTVLAVLFVLELIALAAIGVLAWSAGAALSGTAAGIAFGVLAVSVAGIAWFLFAAERPYFDHPPARLVVKVVVFAVAAYSVWSLASPMWAGIFVAALLAVHAVASLRILPAD, encoded by the coding sequence ATGCTGCTCACACTTGCTGTGGGCACGGTTCTCGCCGTGCTTTTTGTCCTGGAACTCATAGCGCTCGCCGCGATCGGCGTGCTGGCGTGGTCAGCCGGCGCTGCACTCTCCGGAACAGCCGCCGGGATTGCGTTCGGCGTACTAGCTGTATCGGTCGCTGGGATTGCATGGTTTCTCTTCGCCGCTGAACGACCGTACTTCGATCATCCGCCCGCGCGACTCGTCGTCAAAGTCGTCGTGTTCGCGGTCGCGGCCTATTCCGTCTGGAGTCTGGCTTCACCGATGTGGGCAGGCATTTTCGTCGCAGCACTACTCGCTGTACACGCCGTCGCGAGCCTGCGCATCTTGCCTGCCGACTGA
- a CDS encoding 1,4-dihydroxy-2-naphthoate polyprenyltransferase produces MASTAEWIEGARPRTLPNAIAPVIAGTGAAGALGAAVWWKALLALVVSLALIVAVNYANDYSDGVRGTDDVRVGPMRLVGSGAATPTAVKNAAFAAFGIAAVAGVVLALTSAWWLILVGAACVAGAWFYTGGRKPYGYLGFGEVAVFVFFGLVAVLGTQFVQAGTVSWVGLLCAISVGCFSSAVLVANNLRDIETDAAAGKNTLAVRLGDARTRTLHVVLLAVPFLLTLALAFDSAAALIALAAAPMAVRAHLPVRTGRKGLELIPVLRDTGLAMLAWSVLAAVGLNLS; encoded by the coding sequence ATGGCGTCCACAGCGGAATGGATCGAAGGGGCTCGCCCCCGCACATTGCCCAATGCGATAGCACCGGTGATCGCCGGGACGGGCGCAGCCGGGGCGCTGGGTGCGGCAGTGTGGTGGAAAGCCCTGCTCGCCCTCGTAGTTTCGCTCGCGCTGATTGTGGCGGTGAACTATGCCAACGACTACTCGGACGGAGTCCGGGGTACCGACGATGTCCGGGTGGGCCCGATGCGGCTGGTGGGATCCGGAGCCGCCACCCCCACCGCGGTCAAGAACGCGGCGTTCGCTGCTTTCGGAATCGCTGCCGTTGCAGGTGTAGTCCTTGCCCTAACGTCAGCGTGGTGGCTGATCCTTGTGGGTGCGGCGTGCGTCGCCGGTGCGTGGTTCTACACAGGTGGGCGCAAACCCTATGGCTATCTGGGGTTCGGCGAAGTCGCAGTATTCGTCTTCTTCGGCTTGGTCGCAGTACTCGGTACCCAGTTTGTGCAAGCTGGAACTGTCAGCTGGGTCGGGTTGCTCTGTGCGATCAGCGTCGGTTGCTTCTCTAGCGCCGTGCTCGTAGCCAACAATCTTCGAGACATCGAAACAGACGCCGCTGCCGGGAAGAACACGCTTGCGGTCCGGCTTGGTGACGCCCGCACGCGGACACTGCATGTCGTGTTACTCGCGGTCCCCTTCCTGCTTACGCTCGCCCTGGCGTTTGACAGCGCGGCTGCGTTGATCGCGCTCGCTGCCGCACCGATGGCCGTTCGGGCGCACCTGCCGGTGCGGACCGGGCGAAAGGGTCTGGAACTCATCCCGGTACTTCGCGACACCGGCCTGGCGATGCTGGCGTGGTCGGTTCTTGCCGCGGTTGGCCTGAATCTCAGTTAA
- the menE gene encoding o-succinylbenzoate--CoA ligase: protein MLLLRSRPRRHCIDLHAAWEHRGVTILRTLPIPAGKSVLGLLPHLEKALNGQASWLPVPEYDEREARRLTVALKAGEPIDPGISLVVATSGTTGTPKGAMVTASALRASIDASHHRIGGPGRWVLALPPHHIAGLQVLLRAIISGTTPVVIDVRNGFDPAGFATTVQRAAREPGPLYVSLVPGQLIKAIEYPAAVAALRECSAVLIGGAALPPNVSAQAHEHSIPVIRTYGMSETCGGCVYDGVPLEGARVRIDNGRVVLGGTMLAVGYRNLPGHPAFGEAGWFRTDDAGSLSRGILTVHGRLDEAISTGGLTIVPQVVESALAKLPSVRECAVVGLRDPRLGERVVAAIIAVPGATVSLAEARRAVTDQLDSTAAPRQIFLMSDLPLLSSGKVDRAALRNMLQN, encoded by the coding sequence GTGCTGCTTCTACGGTCTCGTCCACGTCGCCACTGTATCGACTTACACGCGGCGTGGGAGCATCGTGGCGTGACCATTCTGCGCACGCTTCCCATTCCAGCAGGAAAATCAGTGTTGGGGCTGCTGCCACATCTTGAGAAAGCGCTGAACGGTCAGGCGTCGTGGCTGCCCGTGCCCGAATACGACGAACGCGAAGCCCGCCGCTTGACAGTCGCACTGAAAGCCGGGGAGCCGATCGACCCCGGCATCAGTCTGGTCGTGGCGACCTCAGGAACCACCGGGACACCGAAAGGTGCGATGGTTACAGCATCGGCGCTGCGCGCGAGTATCGATGCCTCTCATCATCGGATTGGTGGGCCGGGACGCTGGGTGCTTGCGCTTCCTCCCCACCACATCGCGGGTCTGCAGGTCTTGTTGCGCGCGATCATCTCCGGGACCACTCCCGTGGTCATCGACGTGCGCAACGGGTTCGACCCGGCCGGATTCGCCACTACCGTTCAGCGAGCGGCACGCGAGCCTGGACCGCTTTACGTCTCCCTGGTTCCCGGACAGCTCATCAAGGCGATCGAATACCCAGCAGCCGTTGCGGCACTTCGCGAATGCAGTGCAGTCCTCATCGGCGGAGCAGCGCTTCCGCCGAACGTCAGTGCTCAGGCGCACGAGCACAGCATTCCGGTTATCCGAACCTACGGGATGAGTGAAACGTGCGGCGGGTGCGTGTACGACGGCGTCCCCCTCGAGGGCGCTCGTGTCCGGATCGACAACGGTCGCGTCGTCCTTGGCGGGACGATGCTTGCAGTCGGTTACCGGAATCTCCCCGGCCATCCCGCTTTTGGTGAAGCGGGATGGTTTCGCACCGACGACGCCGGATCGTTGTCGAGGGGCATCCTGACGGTGCACGGGCGGCTCGACGAAGCGATCTCGACTGGTGGTCTGACAATAGTTCCTCAGGTCGTCGAGTCGGCCCTAGCCAAGCTCCCCTCGGTCCGGGAGTGCGCGGTCGTGGGCCTTCGCGATCCTCGTCTGGGTGAGCGGGTAGTTGCGGCCATAATCGCCGTACCGGGGGCCACTGTGAGTCTTGCTGAGGCTCGCCGCGCTGTCACCGATCAGCTTGATTCGACCGCCGCGCCACGGCAGATCTTCCTCATGAGTGACCTGCCTCTCCTTAGTTCCGGCAAGGTAGACCGCGCCGCTCTGCGAAATATGCTGCAGAACTGA
- a CDS encoding LmeA family phospholipid-binding protein, with translation MNSQRLFGDWLPWREVDRLLALGKSLRPTVPTSPAGLVQLILRVASDRLLGRRITIQTGDTDVSFTPVEIDSDFHTLGLATGQIAAIRFVANHVRWERTTLQRVEVTFTDTRLRSLPAPYLVVGLVTVRITVTSTEVHHWVKQVAPDIHVDITKEGKVQASWARAPMLGHIELRPTAGDSVIYLDPTGLQIWQRSLPVAHRMKPFAIAVPDLPHGLQLTSIETGPEELILHGVTDRVRERISSMPLADVLTMLLRLIDQFT, from the coding sequence ATGAATAGCCAGCGTCTGTTCGGCGATTGGCTTCCCTGGCGGGAGGTCGACCGTTTGCTTGCGCTGGGCAAGTCGCTCCGCCCGACCGTGCCGACGAGCCCGGCGGGGCTCGTCCAGCTCATTCTTCGCGTCGCATCGGACCGGCTACTCGGCCGCCGCATCACTATCCAGACAGGCGATACGGACGTGTCGTTCACGCCAGTTGAGATCGACAGTGATTTTCACACTCTCGGTCTCGCAACCGGCCAGATAGCAGCAATTCGATTCGTCGCGAACCATGTGCGCTGGGAACGAACGACACTTCAGCGGGTCGAAGTCACGTTCACCGACACCCGCTTACGCTCCCTCCCGGCACCGTATCTCGTGGTCGGACTGGTGACGGTGCGCATCACTGTCACCAGCACTGAAGTTCACCATTGGGTCAAGCAGGTCGCGCCTGACATTCACGTCGACATCACCAAAGAGGGCAAGGTCCAGGCCAGCTGGGCGCGGGCGCCCATGCTCGGTCACATTGAGTTGCGGCCTACCGCGGGCGACTCCGTTATCTATCTCGACCCGACGGGTCTGCAGATCTGGCAGCGCAGCCTCCCTGTAGCGCACCGGATGAAGCCCTTCGCGATCGCAGTCCCCGATTTGCCGCACGGACTCCAGCTGACCAGCATCGAGACAGGCCCCGAGGAGCTGATCCTGCACGGTGTGACTGACCGCGTTCGCGAACGTATCTCCTCGATGCCGCTCGCCGATGTGCTGACCATGCTCTTGCGCCTGATCGATCAATTCACCTGA
- a CDS encoding VOC family protein, whose translation MQILSSRIILRPSDYERTLNFYRDVLGLAIYREYPGGTVFFAGQGLIEVASHGRASERGAFTGALWLQTRDIAAAEAELETKGITIRREAIQEPWGLIEMWIEDPDGIPIVLVEIPADHPLRGDQRPARDT comes from the coding sequence GTGCAGATACTCAGCAGCCGGATAATCCTCCGGCCCAGTGACTACGAGCGGACACTCAACTTCTACCGCGACGTGCTCGGTCTCGCGATCTACCGCGAGTACCCCGGTGGGACGGTGTTCTTCGCTGGTCAGGGGCTCATCGAAGTTGCCTCCCACGGCAGAGCTTCCGAGCGGGGAGCATTCACTGGAGCGCTGTGGCTGCAAACCCGCGATATCGCAGCGGCAGAAGCAGAACTCGAAACCAAAGGCATTACGATTCGCCGTGAAGCAATCCAGGAGCCTTGGGGCCTGATCGAAATGTGGATCGAGGACCCTGATGGGATTCCTATTGTGCTTGTCGAGATACCCGCCGATCACCCATTGCGTGGTGACCAGCGCCCGGCGCGCGATACTTAG
- a CDS encoding 1,4-dihydroxy-2-naphthoyl-CoA synthase, translated as MTSDAAPFSPDLWEPVAGFDDLTDITYHRHVRDGHKRGIVRIAFDRPEIRNAFRPHTVDELYRTLEHARMTSDVGVVLLTGNGPSAKDGGWAFCSGGDQRIRGRSGYQYASGETAETVDPARAGRLHILEVQRLIRFMPKVVMCLVNGWAAGGGHSLHAVCDMTLASREHARFKQTDADVGSFDAGYGSAYLARQVGQKFAREIFFLGRPYTADEMHHMGAVNAVIKHAELENTALEWAEEILGKSPQAIRMLKYAFNAIDDGLVGQQIFAGETTRLAYMTDEAVEGRDSFLEKRKPDWSGYPWYY; from the coding sequence GTGACTTCCGACGCTGCGCCTTTCAGTCCAGACCTCTGGGAACCCGTCGCTGGATTCGACGACCTCACCGATATCACCTATCACCGCCACGTGCGTGACGGACACAAGCGGGGAATAGTCAGAATCGCATTCGACCGGCCCGAGATCCGCAATGCTTTCCGGCCGCACACGGTCGATGAGCTCTATCGCACCCTTGAGCACGCGCGTATGACCTCAGATGTGGGTGTCGTGCTCCTCACGGGCAACGGACCCAGCGCGAAGGACGGTGGCTGGGCGTTCTGTTCGGGCGGCGATCAGCGCATCAGAGGGCGGAGCGGTTACCAGTACGCGTCTGGTGAAACTGCCGAGACTGTCGATCCTGCCCGTGCGGGGCGGCTGCACATTCTTGAAGTGCAGCGGCTGATCCGCTTTATGCCGAAAGTTGTGATGTGCCTCGTCAATGGGTGGGCCGCCGGCGGCGGGCATAGCCTGCATGCCGTCTGCGATATGACGCTGGCAAGTCGGGAACACGCCCGGTTCAAACAGACAGATGCCGACGTCGGCAGCTTCGACGCCGGTTATGGTTCGGCCTATCTTGCCCGGCAGGTAGGTCAGAAATTCGCTCGTGAGATCTTCTTCCTCGGCCGGCCATATACAGCAGACGAGATGCACCACATGGGTGCCGTCAATGCGGTAATCAAGCACGCCGAACTCGAGAACACCGCACTGGAATGGGCTGAGGAAATTCTCGGGAAGTCACCGCAGGCGATCCGGATGCTGAAGTACGCATTCAACGCGATTGATGACGGACTTGTCGGTCAGCAGATCTTCGCTGGCGAAACCACGCGGCTGGCCTACATGACTGACGAAGCCGTGGAAGGCCGCGACTCGTTCCTGGAGAAGCGCAAGCCGGACTGGTCGGGCTACCCCTGGTATTACTAG
- a CDS encoding FAD-dependent oxidoreductase: protein MAYVITQACCNDASCVPVCPVNCIHPTPDEPQFATTEMLYIEPDVCIDCGACLDECPVSAIFPDDALPAQLGRYAEINENYYRKYPLDPTLPPYVPEVPLRTDLGTLRVAIVGSGPAAMYAARDLLSHSNVEVEVFDRLPTPYGLVRAGVAPDHPGTKMVADMFRWTVAKPAFRFHLNVEIGNHLSHEDLMEYHHAVIYAVGASADRHLNIPGEELPGSHAATEFVAWYNGHPDYADRTFDLSSERVVIVGNGNVALDVARILTLDPELLARTDIADYALDALKESKVREVVLLGRRGPAQAAYSVPEFLALGSLPGVDVVIDPDEARLDELSQKAVEESPQPLAQYKVQLAYEFADASAKHPPDESRRKIVFRYRVSPQEILGNDRVTGLRAVRNELVSGPNGLHAQPTDETEDIETSLVLRSVGYRGTALPGLPFDEKGGTIPNDRGRILDAPGGQQIPGVYVAGWIKRGPTGVIGTNKTDAEETVQQIIDDFNSEKLQRPVHTRDELARLVSERQPAAVDLRGWRSIDDKETSAGRKAGRPRVKLVAVSEMLEAGRKRGVFERK, encoded by the coding sequence ATGGCCTACGTCATCACCCAGGCATGCTGCAACGACGCTTCCTGTGTGCCGGTCTGCCCGGTCAACTGTATTCACCCGACACCGGACGAGCCGCAGTTCGCCACCACCGAGATGCTGTACATCGAGCCGGACGTCTGCATCGACTGTGGTGCCTGCCTGGACGAGTGCCCGGTGAGCGCAATCTTCCCCGATGATGCGCTGCCCGCCCAGCTTGGCCGGTACGCGGAGATCAACGAGAACTACTACCGCAAGTATCCGCTTGATCCCACATTGCCGCCGTATGTTCCGGAAGTCCCACTGCGTACCGACCTGGGAACGTTACGTGTCGCGATTGTGGGTTCTGGGCCTGCCGCGATGTACGCCGCCCGAGACTTGCTGAGTCATTCCAACGTGGAAGTCGAGGTGTTCGACCGTCTTCCCACCCCGTACGGGCTGGTGCGCGCGGGTGTTGCACCGGATCATCCGGGGACCAAGATGGTCGCCGACATGTTCAGGTGGACGGTCGCTAAACCCGCATTCCGTTTCCACCTGAATGTTGAGATAGGGAACCACCTCTCGCACGAGGACCTGATGGAATACCATCACGCCGTTATCTATGCGGTGGGTGCGTCAGCGGACCGTCATTTGAACATTCCAGGCGAGGAACTTCCAGGTAGTCACGCTGCCACTGAATTCGTCGCCTGGTACAACGGTCATCCCGATTACGCCGACCGCACTTTTGACCTCTCATCCGAGCGAGTCGTGATCGTTGGCAACGGCAACGTCGCCCTGGACGTCGCGCGGATTCTCACTCTCGATCCTGAACTACTCGCCCGGACCGACATCGCCGACTACGCGCTGGATGCTCTGAAGGAAAGCAAGGTGCGAGAAGTTGTCCTGCTCGGTCGGCGTGGGCCGGCCCAGGCAGCGTACAGCGTGCCGGAATTCCTCGCGCTGGGCAGTCTTCCCGGTGTTGACGTCGTCATTGATCCTGATGAGGCCAGACTCGACGAATTGAGCCAGAAGGCGGTTGAAGAATCTCCCCAACCCTTGGCGCAGTACAAGGTTCAGCTCGCTTACGAATTCGCGGACGCCTCTGCGAAACACCCACCGGATGAGTCTCGTCGCAAGATTGTATTCCGCTATCGAGTGTCACCCCAGGAGATTCTCGGAAATGATCGGGTCACTGGACTGCGTGCGGTGCGGAATGAACTGGTGAGCGGACCTAATGGCCTGCACGCACAGCCGACAGACGAGACGGAGGACATCGAAACGTCGCTCGTGCTGCGTTCAGTCGGATACCGCGGCACCGCCCTGCCGGGGTTGCCGTTTGATGAAAAGGGCGGAACTATTCCGAATGATCGCGGCAGAATACTGGATGCGCCAGGCGGACAGCAGATCCCCGGTGTGTACGTCGCCGGATGGATCAAACGCGGTCCCACCGGAGTCATCGGAACCAACAAAACCGACGCGGAGGAGACGGTTCAGCAGATAATCGACGACTTCAACAGCGAAAAGCTGCAGCGCCCCGTCCACACGCGCGATGAACTAGCGCGTCTCGTCAGTGAACGTCAGCCTGCGGCTGTGGATTTGCGCGGCTGGCGGTCGATTGACGATAAGGAGACGTCGGCTGGGCGCAAAGCGGGCCGACCGCGGGTCAAGCTTGTCGCTGTCAGCGAAATGCTGGAGGCAGGCCGCAAACGGGGAGTGTTCGAACGGAAGTGA
- a CDS encoding o-succinylbenzoate synthase, whose protein sequence is MKLPPLSAILADAHVVSIPLRVRFRGITTREATLFRGPAGWAEFAPFPEYEDAEASAWLASAVEAAWNGPPPARRDVIAVNATVPAVSAARVPDILARFAGARTAKVKVAEKGQSLAEDVARVNAVREQIPNVRVDANGAWTVSDALRALDALLQHGPLEYVEQPCHTVEELAELRQRLDGAVRVAADESIRRADDPFRVVEAGGADVAVLKVAPLGGARRVVTIAERLGEAGIPVVVSSALDTVVGISLGAATAAALPVLELACGLGTTQLLADDVGPPMEWAEGGLRIGSATVDELALRRLAASEECTKWWRERLTRCYTVLATQA, encoded by the coding sequence GTGAAGCTGCCTCCACTTTCCGCTATTTTGGCTGATGCGCACGTCGTCAGTATCCCGCTGCGCGTGCGCTTCCGAGGGATCACGACGCGTGAGGCGACGCTCTTCCGTGGTCCAGCGGGCTGGGCCGAGTTTGCGCCCTTCCCCGAATACGAGGATGCGGAGGCGTCGGCTTGGCTGGCCTCCGCGGTGGAAGCCGCATGGAACGGGCCGCCGCCCGCGCGCCGCGACGTCATCGCGGTTAACGCCACCGTTCCAGCAGTGTCCGCCGCTCGGGTGCCGGACATTCTCGCGCGATTCGCAGGGGCGAGAACTGCCAAGGTGAAGGTCGCGGAAAAAGGACAGTCACTGGCCGAGGACGTAGCTCGCGTGAATGCGGTCCGCGAACAGATTCCGAATGTCCGCGTCGACGCCAATGGTGCCTGGACCGTCAGTGATGCGCTGCGAGCGCTGGATGCGCTGCTGCAGCATGGACCGCTTGAGTACGTGGAGCAGCCCTGCCACACCGTTGAAGAACTCGCTGAACTGCGGCAGCGGCTCGACGGTGCCGTGCGGGTGGCGGCAGATGAAAGCATCCGCCGCGCCGATGACCCTTTTCGGGTGGTCGAGGCCGGCGGCGCTGATGTGGCAGTCCTCAAGGTCGCACCACTTGGAGGCGCGCGCCGTGTGGTCACAATCGCTGAGCGTTTAGGCGAAGCTGGAATCCCCGTGGTCGTTTCGAGCGCCCTTGATACCGTCGTCGGTATTTCTCTCGGCGCAGCAACGGCTGCGGCGCTCCCGGTGCTCGAGCTGGCCTGCGGGCTCGGTACGACGCAACTGCTCGCCGATGATGTGGGGCCGCCCATGGAATGGGCGGAAGGCGGCCTCCGGATAGGGTCGGCGACGGTAGACGAACTGGCTTTGAGACGGCTCGCGGCGTCAGAGGAGTGCACGAAATGGTGGCGGGAGCGGCTGACGCGGTGTTACACGGTGCTGGCTACTCAGGCGTGA
- a CDS encoding flavin reductase family protein produces MSSVRTHFDPTLMDPDRVYQLLTSSVIPRPIAWVSTQSAEGVDNLAPYSFFTIASVHPPIVQFTSVGRKDSLANIEATGEFVVNLTSELLIDQVNGSSAAYDAGVSEFEALKVVSAPSVKVRPLRVKAAPVSFECVREQVISIGNSHLILGRVVFVTANSSTLDDDGLPATQAIAPLSRFGRTEWGLTPETRQVARPITPE; encoded by the coding sequence ATGTCCTCCGTGCGAACCCATTTCGACCCCACGCTCATGGACCCTGATCGCGTCTATCAGCTGCTCACGTCGAGTGTGATTCCGAGGCCGATTGCCTGGGTTTCCACCCAGTCCGCCGAGGGTGTGGACAACCTCGCACCGTACAGCTTTTTCACCATCGCGAGCGTGCACCCGCCAATCGTCCAGTTCACCTCGGTTGGCCGGAAGGACAGTCTCGCGAACATCGAGGCGACCGGCGAGTTCGTCGTCAATCTCACATCTGAGCTGCTCATTGACCAGGTCAACGGAAGTTCAGCTGCGTATGACGCCGGAGTGAGCGAATTCGAGGCCCTCAAGGTCGTCTCAGCTCCGAGCGTCAAGGTTCGGCCGCTCCGAGTCAAAGCGGCACCTGTCAGTTTCGAATGTGTCCGCGAACAAGTCATCAGCATCGGTAACTCACATCTGATTCTCGGCCGCGTCGTCTTCGTCACCGCCAACAGCAGCACCCTCGACGACGACGGGCTCCCTGCGACGCAAGCGATCGCACCGCTCAGCCGGTTCGGCCGCACCGAATGGGGTCTCACACCGGAAACCCGTCAGGTCGCACGGCCAATCACGCCTGAGTAG